A genomic segment from Spinacia oleracea cultivar Varoflay chromosome 3, BTI_SOV_V1, whole genome shotgun sequence encodes:
- the LOC130469896 gene encoding uncharacterized protein — protein MDDHRDNEIQGIDGASHPTGESQGTNTSKKTKFRGPSKGVQAKKPMHLQYNQYGIPDGEWSGEYGKQVGSCAARININVKEYSTLDEHTKKGFWEETKLLFHIIDDPAKRREKYFHMCVAKRFGAFKSRLTRRWITKKEKMPKHQTNDMPWDIYHQITEDDWKTFVMERKKLEMLVIMNLLC, from the exons ATGGATGATCATCGTGATAATGAAATACAGGGAATTGATGGAGCTAGTCATCCTACGGGGGAATCACAAGGTACCAACACTAGTAAAAAGACCAAATTCCGTGGTCCGTCAAAAGGAGTTCAAGCCAAAAAGCCTATGCATCTTCAGTATAATCAATATGGAATCCCCGATGGAGAATGGTCAGGAGAATACGGGAAGCAAGTTGGGTCTTGTGCTGCTAGAATTAACATTAATGTGAAAGAATATTCAACGTTAGATGAACACACAAAGAAGGGGTTTTGGGAGGAGACCAAG CTTCTGTTCCACATTATTGATGATCCGgctaaaaggagagaaaaatattttcatatgTGTGTGGCGAAACGCTTTGGAGCTTTCAAGTCCAGGTTAACGCGGCGTTGGATaactaagaaagaaaaaatgccGAAACATCAGACAAATGACATGCCTTGGGACATCTACCATCAAAtcacagaggatgattggaaaACATTTGTGATGGAACGAAAAAAGCTGGAGATGTTGGTAATAATGAATTTACTTTGctag
- the LOC130469895 gene encoding uncharacterized protein, with protein MAYPLDGSLHQHFRSMKPSHYKVQVDCIYDGHDDDTLPVPTGDGFNNLGRALASFVQWPIHLVIFEEDEEYSTPRPTKKSRSQIFEEVVCSSKEKKNELIVKEKTTELVVKDKTTELIVKEKATLDLGSKEKTTLKLTAKENSCSNKLESKSKSKNSKKSKEMVGSCDRKTEESAAKSKKQNLADDTIQGLGPSCNYLKFIINTAPGDVYKNTSIPLPASVWHYDEDRQTYVYEVDVEEFLRGACLNISVIQVYMMCLFHEHTFAFDNSQIGFVCPEAMSSSRIKANPQAASMYLKVVFNAEIEKEKKGDPNITKWFLIPYHQENHWILYVLDLRRGCAYIFDSAIGSNRENSAWGILCLAYQVYKFNDGICPNRATMQGLKGFYVKVYHAY; from the exons ATGGCGTACCCATTGGATGGTTCGTTGCACCAACACTTTAGATCGATGAAGCCTAGTCATTATAAGGTCCAAGTTGATTGTATTTACGACGGACATGATGATGACACTCTTCCGGTACCTACTGGAGATGGATTCAATAACTTAGGCAGGGCTCTTGCTAGTTTTGTGCAATGGCCAATTCACTTGGTGATTTTCGAAGAAGACGAg GAGTACTCTACTCCACGCCCAACAAAGAAGTCCAGGAGTcagatttttgaagaggtggttTGTAGCTCCAAAGAGaagaaaaacgaattaattgtcAAAGAGAAGACAACAGAATTAGTTGTCAAAGATAAGACAACAGAATTAATTGTCAAAGAGAAGGCAACACTTGATTTAGGGTCCAAAGAGAAGACAACACTGAAGTTAACGGCCAAG GAAAATTCATGCTCAAATAAGTTGGAGTCGAAATCGAAGTCGAAGAACTCTAAGAAATCCAAAGAGATGGTaggtagttgtgatcgtaaaACTGAAGAATCAGCCGCCAAAAGTAAGAAGCAAAATTTGGCAGACGAcacaattcaaggtcttggcccATCATGCAATTATTTGAAGTTTATCATCAATACGGCGCCCGGTGATGTATATaaaaatacttcaatcccattgCCCGCTTCGGTTTGGCATTATGACGAAGATCGACAAACTTATGTATATGAGGTTGACGTTGAAGAGTTCCTTAGAGGGGCGTGCCTCAACATTTCAGTGATCCAAGTCTATATGAT GTGTTTATTCCACGAACACACCTTTGCATTTGACAACTCTCAGATTGGGTTTGTTTGTCCCGAGGCAATGTCAAGCTCTAGAATCAAGGCCAACCCTCAGGCTGCATCAATGTATTTGAAAGTAGTTTTCAatgctgaaattgaaaaggagaagaagGGTGATCCTAACATTACCAAGTGGTTTTTGATCCCATACCATCAAGA AaatcattggattttgtacgtGTTAGACCTACGTAGAGGTTGTGCGTATATTTTCGACTCTGCGATAGGTTCCAACCGAGAAAATAGTGCATGGGGAATCTTGTGTTT ggcataccaagtgtacaagtttAATGATGGGATTTGTCCGAATAGAGCGACTATGCAGGGGTTGAAAGGCTTCTATGTAAAGGTATATCATGCTTACTAA